One genomic segment of Deltaproteobacteria bacterium GWC2_65_14 includes these proteins:
- a CDS encoding beta-aspartate methyltransferase produces the protein MAATSRNRKTRIVHYVNQFFGGVGGEEKADCEPFTIQGPQGPGRLLEKMFREENADVEIVATVVCGDSYFADNQEKVLRELIPAIQGHRPDLVVAGPAFNAGRYGMACGAICQVLEPLGIPSVTAMYKENPGVDQYRKTVLIVESANNVTGMEDAVRKMVRLCIKRLRGEEIEFPKAEGCFEQGIRKNYFHEEPAYRRAIDMLLRKIHGEPFDTEYPIPFFDRVEPRPALADLKGITIALVTSGGIVPKGNPDHIESSSASKYGKYSLEGLETLDAKTHQSAHGGYDNTYANEDPNRVLPIDMMRELEKELGFKPHPWYYATVGNGTSVDNARKFAKEIAVELIRDGVQAVILTST, from the coding sequence ATGGCCGCGACCTCCCGAAACAGGAAAACCCGGATCGTCCATTACGTGAACCAGTTCTTCGGGGGCGTGGGCGGCGAAGAGAAGGCCGACTGCGAGCCCTTCACGATCCAGGGTCCGCAGGGACCCGGCCGCCTCCTGGAGAAGATGTTCCGCGAGGAGAACGCGGACGTCGAAATCGTCGCCACGGTCGTCTGCGGCGACAGCTATTTCGCCGACAACCAGGAAAAGGTCCTTCGGGAACTGATTCCCGCGATCCAGGGACACCGTCCGGATCTGGTCGTCGCCGGGCCGGCGTTCAATGCCGGACGATACGGAATGGCCTGCGGCGCGATCTGCCAGGTTTTGGAGCCGCTGGGCATTCCTTCCGTCACCGCCATGTACAAGGAGAACCCGGGGGTGGACCAGTACCGGAAGACGGTTCTGATCGTCGAATCCGCCAACAACGTGACCGGCATGGAAGATGCGGTCCGGAAGATGGTCCGGCTCTGCATCAAGAGGCTGCGCGGGGAGGAGATCGAGTTCCCCAAGGCCGAAGGGTGCTTCGAGCAGGGCATCCGGAAGAATTATTTCCATGAGGAGCCGGCCTACCGGCGCGCCATAGACATGCTTCTTCGGAAGATCCACGGGGAGCCGTTCGACACCGAATATCCGATCCCCTTTTTCGACCGTGTCGAGCCGCGGCCGGCCCTTGCCGACCTGAAGGGGATAACGATCGCCCTGGTCACCTCCGGCGGCATCGTACCCAAGGGAAATCCGGACCATATCGAAAGCTCGAGCGCCTCCAAGTACGGGAAATATTCCCTGGAGGGACTGGAGACGCTGGATGCCAAAACCCATCAGTCCGCGCACGGCGGATACGACAACACCTATGCCAACGAGGATCCCAACCGGGTGCTTCCCATCGACATGATGAGGGAGCTGGAAAAGGAGCTGGGGTTCAAGCCGCACCCGTGGTATTACGCCACCGTGGGAAACGGGACCTCGGTGGACAACGCCCGGAAATTCGCGAAGGAGATCGCGGTCGAGCTGATCCGGGACGGAGTCCAGGCCGTCATCCTCACTTCCACTTGA
- a CDS encoding glycine reductase: MAKEIERAGIPVAHVCSIITISQTVGANRIVPAVAIPHPLGNPKLPLAEEKELRRNLLKKAFAALQTPVEEQTVFS, from the coding sequence ATGGCAAAAGAGATCGAGAGGGCGGGGATTCCGGTGGCTCACGTGTGCTCCATCATCACCATATCGCAGACCGTGGGGGCCAACAGGATCGTTCCGGCCGTCGCCATACCCCATCCGCTGGGAAACCCCAAGCTCCCGCTGGCGGAAGAGAAAGAGCTGCGGCGGAACCTGTTGAAGAAAGCGTTTGCCGCGCTCCAGACACCCGTCGAAGAGCAGACCGTCTTTTCATGA